DNA from Roseimicrobium sp. ORNL1:
AAGCGTGTCACGCTTGGCTTCACCCTCGTGGCCGCCTTCAGCCTGGGACTGGCGCTCACCATGGTGGCGGTGGGTGTCATTGCCGCATGGAGCCTGCAGAAGGCGCACCGGAAGTTCAGCGGCTTGGGAGAATGGATGCGCCGCGCTCCCTACATCTCCTGTGCCGTGCTCGTGCTGCTGGCGCTGCTCATGGCGTGGCAGGGATGGCAGGGGCTTCTTCATGGGTCCCACCATGCGCATGGGTGAGCGTTCTATCTATCGAGTAGGTGAAGCGCAAGGTGTATTTGCCGGCTGAAAAGCGACTGCGGTCTCATGCGAGATCGCACTGGTAGGGGGGGTATACGCCCAAGGTCCTATTGGTATAGCTTCACCACAGGGGCAACATTTTACCATGGCGTTGTCTTAAAGTGGATTCTGCACGCAGACTCCATTTCACGCGACCCCACTGTACCCTTCCTCACTCCTCAACGCGCCCCGTACTCCCGACCTACCATGAAGGCACGCAGCCTTTCCCTTGCCCTCACCACCCTGGCCGCTATCGCACTCATCGGGTGCGCCAGCTCGGATATCTCCAGCACGAGATCCCAACTCTCTTCCGCGGGATTCTTCGAAGTCACTCCCAAAGGCCCCAAGCAGGAGAAGCTCTACGCCGAGGCGCCCGCCTACAAGATGCACCAAATCACGGCGGAAGGAAAGACGCTCTACGTGTACAAGGATGAGAAGCGTGGCACCGCATTCGTGGGGGACACACTCAAGTTCCGCCAGTATCAGCGACTGCTCATGCAGGAAAACACCGCGGAGCAGGAGGCAGTGCTGATGCCACCCGACCTGGCAATGGGATGGTATGGAGCATATGGTCCCTACTTCCATGGACCGCGCTACGGCACCCTCCGGCACTATCGCTAGTCGCAGATGAGGCCCTTCATTGGGTGACCTTCTCCAGTTTCGCATCGAGTTGCACGGCTTCCTTTTATGGCAGCACATCCGTTTTTTTCCCTGTTTGATGATGCAGGCGCCTGGCAAGTGGTAGCGTCTGGTCAGGCCCGAGGAGAGATTACTGCCATCCACACGAACGCGGGCGAGCCCGGGCTGCGCCTGGACTACGATTTCCACGGAGGTGGAGGTTTCGTGGTGTTGCGGCGCACGTTTCCCTTCAGCCTCCCTAGCACGTTCGACATCGGTTTCCGTCTGCGAGGAGAGGGCCTGCCGAATCACTTTGAATTCAAGGTGGCCGCTGCCGGTGGTGCGAATGTGTGGCGCCATTTGCGACAGGATTTCGCTCTGCCCTCCCAGTGGACAGACTATCGCTTCAACGAGCGGGAGCTCCCTTTCGCGTGGGGACCCGCAGGAGGCGGTGCGCCTTCTGAAGTCGAAGCCATCGAGATAGCCATCGCCGCAGGCCCGGGAGGAAAGGGCACACTGGAGTTGTCCCGCCCGTCCATGACGGATCAGACACTCACCGCGCCTCGGTCCATCCATGCGTCCAGTTGTTATCACTGGCATGCCGCCGAGAACATCTGGACCCCCGATGCAGATGCGATCTGGCAGGCGGATCCTGATGATAAGGAACCCTCGTGCCATGTGGATTTTGGCAAATCTGTGCGCTTTGGCGGACTTGTCATCACGTGGCCGTGTGGCCTGCCGCCGAGGGCATATCGAGTGGAGATCTCAGATGACGGAGAACACTGGACGTCCATCTATCAGGCAAGCTCTGGTCTGGGCGCCAAGAGCTTCATCTCCGCGCCGGGGTGTGAAGCCCGTCACCTGAGGATCTGTTTCAAAAATGCCGCGTGTGCCGCGATCCAGACCATCTCACTCCGGCCGGATGCCTTCTCGCGCACGCCGAATGAGTTTGTCCATCATGTGGCATCGGAATGTCCGCGAGGCATGTTCCCCCGCTACTGGTACCGCGAGCAGTCCTACTGGACACCCATTGGCAGTCCGGAGGGAAGGCGCCGTGCCTTGATCAATGAAGAAGGCATGGTGGAGACGGATGAAGCGGGATTCTCTCTGGAGCCCTTCATCCTGGTGAAAGGTGGCATGATCTCATGGGCGGATGCGGATACTACGCCCTCCATAGCTGAAGACGGAGCGCCCGTGCCCTCGGTCGCGTGGACAGCGCGCTGCATGCGTCTTGAAATCCATCCCTGGGTGGATGGCCATGGAGAGTCGCTGACGCTCCATGTCACCTACCGTCTTGAGTGCGACGATCCGAAGCCCGGCATTCGCCTGGTCGTCGCAGTGCGTCCTTTCCAGGTGAACCCTCCCTGGCAGGCGTTTCGTAACCTGGGTGGCATGAGTCCTATCTATGAGGTCGACTGCACCGGCGGGGAGATGCGGGTGGACGGCAAAGTCCTCACCTGCACGCCGAGTCCGGCCGGTATGGGTGCGGCCAGCTTCGAGGAGGGTGGCGTGACCTCGTTTCTCCTGTCAGGGGCGCTGCCGCCGCGACGCCTGGCTTGTGACGAGGGCGGGCATATCGGTGGCGCCATGGTATGGGATCTTGCCCCTGGAGCGGAGGTGCTCGAAGCCACCGTATCTTTTCCCTATTTCGAAAAGGCGAACGCCACCGGAGAGCAGGCCCACTCCCAGGCACTGGCGGACTGGGGGCAGACGCTGGGCAAAGTGCGCTGGCAGGTGCCGGACTGCGCGCGGCCGGTGTTTGATTGCTTCCGCACCACCGCCGGGCACATCCTCATCAACCGCGATGGCCCTGCCATCCAGCCGGGGCCACGGCGCTACACACGCTCGTGGGTGCGCGATTGCGTGATCATGGGTGCGGCTTTAGCCAAGGGGGGACTGCCGCAGTCCCTGCGTATCTTCCTCGATTGGTATGCGCCCTTTCAGCGTGAAGACGGCTTCGTCCCCTGCGTGGTGGATCGCGATGGCGTCGACTGGTTGGTGGAGCATGACAGCCATGGACAATTCCTCTGGGGTCTGCGTGAAGACTATCGCAACGCTGCCGACCCCGCCTTCCTGGAGCGCATGCTGCCCCACATTCACAAGGCGGCGGACTACCTCATCACGCTGCGAGCCCAGAGAATGACGGACCAGTATCGGAGCGGTGAACTCGCTGCCTGCTACGGATTGCTGCCAGAATCCGCCAGTCATGAAGGCTACCTAGCGCATCCCGTGCATTCCTATTGGGATGACTTCTGGGGCGTGCGCGGACTTCAGGCGGCTGCCGACCTCGCGGAGCATGCGGGAAAATCTGCGGATGCAGCGCGGTGGCGCAGTGAAGCCTCTGCCTTCCAGGACGACATCTCGCGCTCTCTACAGAAAGTCATCGCGGAAAAGAATCTGGCGTATATCCCGGGCTCGGTCGAATGGGCCGACTTTGATCCCACGGCCACGTCCAATGCCATTGCCATGCTGGACTTCGCAGATGTGCTGCCACGTGAACCGCTGCACGCGATGCTGGATACCTATCTCGACGGATTCCATCGCAAGCATCGGGGAGAGATGCCCTGGAACAATTACACCGCTTATGAGATTCGCATCATCGGCGCATTCGTCCGGCTGGGACGGCGTGATGAGGCCAACGAATTGCTCAGCTTCTTCCTCTCCGACCGACGGCCGCGGGAGTGGAATCAGTGGCCGGAGATCACCTGGCGGGATCCCCGCTCGCCTGGTCACCTCGGTGACGTGCCGCATACCTGGATCGCCGCGGAATATCTGCTGGCAGTAGCATCCATGGTAGCCTCAGAACGGGAAGCTACCGACTCCCTGGTGCTCGCTGCCGGCATGCCCTGGTCGTGGATCTCTAAGGAAGATGGCTTCGCCGTGCGAGGTCTCCCCACCCGCTTTGGTGAGCTCGCCTTCTGCATCGCAGCCCGTGATGAGAACACCATCTACGTGGAGGTCCGCGGCCTCGTCACCATGCCTCCTGGGGGACTCTTCATCACACCACCATTGCCTCCGGGAAAGAGCATCGTGGCCACCACCAGAGCCGATGGCGAGAAGCAACGACATGAAGCAGGAATGACAACGCTGCGCGTGACCGCGTTGCCATTCGTGGCAGAACTCCAGCTCGGCGCAGGCTCCGTGCTAGCCTAGTGAAATGACAAGCTGATCGGCCTTTCCGGAGAATCGACTGATGAACCGCGCCAGAGGGATGCGAACGCCGCCCTGCCGGTAGGCATTGGGTTCGCGCGTGAAGTCCAATGGGGAACCGTTGAGTTTCACACACGTGATCCCGCAGCCCTTGTCCGCGACACGATACCAAACCTCCAAGGGGCGTCCTGATACCAGAAGCCTCGCCCGCAATCCATCCAGTGCAACAGGCATCACTGGGTCCAGCACAACAGATTCCTTCTCCAGGCGAATCCCAAGGAAACACTGCATGATCAAGCGCGTGGCGATGCCTGCCCCGCTGGAATAAACTCTCCATCCGCCCTCAAGCGACACCTCGCCCAGGTTGACCTTGTCATAGTGAGCGAATGCTTCATATCGATCTGCGAAGGCCGGATCGGAGCTGGAGTAGTAACAATTCGCCTGGCGCAGCGAGGCAGAGGGAACGATCTGCCGGATGGCGATGGGATTGGCCTGGCAGAGGGCATGGAAGAACGCCTCGGCATCGCCATAACGTGCCAGCGCCTCGCAGTAGCGCAGATGGGCATGCGTATACATGATGCCGATCTCCCGCCCAAAGTAGCTGGCACTTTCCGCACGCTGGAAATACGTCTGGATGCCCCCACGATATGCCAGCGGTCGATCAAACAGGTGTGCGCCATCAGGGCCCAGCAGATGTTTGCGAATCAATGCGAGATGAGCCACCGCCTGCTGCGGGGTGAACATGTCATTGATGATCGCGTGAATCATCGGCAGGAGGCTGTAGGACAGGCCCGTCGCCTCATCTCCGGGGTGCAGAAGGAAGTCGGTCCGACCGTCCTCGTGGAAATAGGCCAGCCCAGCCACGACTCCGTCCACGACGAGCACGCGCTGAAACTCATCAAGAACCACAGCGGCCATCGCTTCAAACTCTCCTGCTTGTTCCACCTGGCGGAGACTTCGGAAAGCGAGAGCAAGCGCCACGAGTGTTTGATAGTTCAGCGTCACTGTCCACGCACTGCAGAGCCTTTCACGCATGTCCGGCTTGGCGGGCTGGAGAGAGTCGTTCCAGTCACCGTGCCCATAGGCCGCGAGACGGGTGCCGGGAATGACTCGCCGTTGAATCAGGTCCAAGGCACGATCCACGTGCTTTGCCAC
Protein-coding regions in this window:
- a CDS encoding discoidin domain-containing protein; the protein is MAAHPFFSLFDDAGAWQVVASGQARGEITAIHTNAGEPGLRLDYDFHGGGGFVVLRRTFPFSLPSTFDIGFRLRGEGLPNHFEFKVAAAGGANVWRHLRQDFALPSQWTDYRFNERELPFAWGPAGGGAPSEVEAIEIAIAAGPGGKGTLELSRPSMTDQTLTAPRSIHASSCYHWHAAENIWTPDADAIWQADPDDKEPSCHVDFGKSVRFGGLVITWPCGLPPRAYRVEISDDGEHWTSIYQASSGLGAKSFISAPGCEARHLRICFKNAACAAIQTISLRPDAFSRTPNEFVHHVASECPRGMFPRYWYREQSYWTPIGSPEGRRRALINEEGMVETDEAGFSLEPFILVKGGMISWADADTTPSIAEDGAPVPSVAWTARCMRLEIHPWVDGHGESLTLHVTYRLECDDPKPGIRLVVAVRPFQVNPPWQAFRNLGGMSPIYEVDCTGGEMRVDGKVLTCTPSPAGMGAASFEEGGVTSFLLSGALPPRRLACDEGGHIGGAMVWDLAPGAEVLEATVSFPYFEKANATGEQAHSQALADWGQTLGKVRWQVPDCARPVFDCFRTTAGHILINRDGPAIQPGPRRYTRSWVRDCVIMGAALAKGGLPQSLRIFLDWYAPFQREDGFVPCVVDRDGVDWLVEHDSHGQFLWGLREDYRNAADPAFLERMLPHIHKAADYLITLRAQRMTDQYRSGELAACYGLLPESASHEGYLAHPVHSYWDDFWGVRGLQAAADLAEHAGKSADAARWRSEASAFQDDISRSLQKVIAEKNLAYIPGSVEWADFDPTATSNAIAMLDFADVLPREPLHAMLDTYLDGFHRKHRGEMPWNNYTAYEIRIIGAFVRLGRRDEANELLSFFLSDRRPREWNQWPEITWRDPRSPGHLGDVPHTWIAAEYLLAVASMVASEREATDSLVLAAGMPWSWISKEDGFAVRGLPTRFGELAFCIAARDENTIYVEVRGLVTMPPGGLFITPPLPPGKSIVATTRADGEKQRHEAGMTTLRVTALPFVAELQLGAGSVLA